In a genomic window of Punica granatum isolate Tunisia-2019 chromosome 6, ASM765513v2, whole genome shotgun sequence:
- the LOC116210164 gene encoding uncharacterized protein LOC116210164 has protein sequence MMEIQHFSDEHPLELFENGVASFAGEDVQCHLCTGYLFIHEAVPVYGCRDCGIYLHKHCAKLVAQVEHPLHPLHPLILDIGKRENGWRGYRCSCCQKTPGDVSLSSYHCSRCNYDLDPECAALVPTMKLRDPSHLFFLFEEVGISEGSRCSVCGDDFSGTDSKINSPIFVCAIPECVHALHLHCAPITLPETVRHEFHNYHDLVYTKSVAEGGHWDGHYCDACEEKRDPKFPVYYCMECNFACHVFCAISKELPSLIEAYENDCLQRGASLDAFLRYYEDKLPRMRSEKEKIETNLKEIRLEIEALRGSLGVSELSAD, from the exons ATGATGGAGATTCAACATTTCTCTGACGAGCACCCATTAGAATTATTCGAAAATGGTGTTGCGTCTTTTGCCGGTGAAGACGTCCAATGCCACTTGTGCACCGGGTATCTCTTCATTCATGAAGCGGTTCCGGTGTACGGATGTAGGGATTGCGGGATCTACCTCCACAAGCACTGCGCTAAGCTGGTTGCCCAGGTCGAACACCCTCTCCACCCTCTCCACCCGCTCATTCTCGATATCGGGAAACGCGAGAATGGCTGGAGGGGATACCGATGTTCTTGCTGTCAAAAGACCCCAGGAGACGTCTCGTTGTCCTCGTACCATTGCAGCCGATGCAACTATGATCTGGATCCAGAATGCGCTGCCCTTGTTCCAACCATGAAGCTTCGGGACCCCAGCCAcctctttttcctctttgaAGAGGTAGGCATCTCCGAAGGTTCCAGGTGCAGTGTCTGCGGTGATGACTTCAGCGGCACCGACTCCAAGATCAATTCACCTATTTTTGTTTGTGCAATTCCTGAGTGTGTTCATGCTCTTCATTTGCACTGCGCCCCTATCACTCTACCGGAGACAGTCAGGCACGAGTTTCACAATTACCACGACCTCGTCTATACAAAATCAGTGGCTGAAGGAGGGCATTGGGATGGTCACTACTGTGATGCCTGCGAGGAGAAAAGAGATCCCAAGTTTCCGGTCTATTACTGCATGGAATGCAATTTTGCTTGTCATGTCTTCTGTGCCATTTCCAAG GAGTTACCTTCTCTAATAGAAGCGTATGAGAATGACTGTTTACAGAGAGGTGCCTCCTTAGACGCATTTCTTCGCTATTATGAAGACAAGTTGCCAAGGATGCGCtcggaaaaagagaaaatagaaacCAACTTGAAGGAGATACGGCTGGAAATCGAGGCACTTAGAGGTTCTCTCGGAGTATCTGAGTTGTCTGCTGATTGA
- the LOC116210163 gene encoding uncharacterized protein LOC116210163, translating to MASTGTGVWVVARTAGENTQGGLAKLGHPSHSHPLAFCYKYPDGVSCQECGQPLPPGGRAYGCEDCGYYLHFPCLREVHSPLHPQHPLIVRIGQWGHSDGCQICVNGTLVGLITFHCEPCNLRLCMDCVSLAPTWRFEHEGHHFVSIEIGVREDSTISRFYRGRGIRDCPVCGKRIDNKFFKCLSPGCLNFCHFQCIPFDVPKSIKHLYHYHPLSFTEPYAEDGRDEHYCDACEEERDPKVPVYRCEDCNFTAHTSCAISQVLPTLIAEREANPWTVSVPFCIDPVGPVPDELNVKIEGLLAQEKSLMKDLERIEAEIEEMEKDYRIYAEGRTEHDM from the exons ATGGCATCAACAGGGACAGGCGTGTGGGTGGTGGCCCGGACCGCTGGAGAAAACACACAAGGAGGATTAGCAAAACTTGGGCATCCTAGCCACAGCCATCCTCTGGCCTTTTGTTATAAATATCCAGATGGAGTGAGTTGCCAGGAATGCGGTCAACCTTTACCCCCAGGAGGGCGTGCATATGGATGTGAAGATTGTGGTTATTATCTGCACTTCCCGTGCCTCCGGGAGGTACATAGTCCCCTCCATCCGCAACACCCTCTTATCGTCAGAATTGGACAGTGGGGACATAGTGATGGATGCCAGATCTGTGTAAATGGAACGCTAGTGGGCCTGATCACCTTCCATTGCGAACCTTGCAACTTGCGCCTATGCATGGATTGCGTCTCTTTAGCCCCCACCTGGAGATTTGAACACGAGGGACACCATTTTGTATCGATCGAGATAGGAGTAAGGGAAGACTCTACTATCTCTAGATTTTATCGTGGTCGTGGGATTCGTGACTGCCCAGTCTGCGGCAAACGTATCGATAACAAGTTCTTCAAGTGCCTGTCTCCTGGTTGTCTCAACTTTTGCCATTTCCAATGCATTCCATTTGACGTGCCCAAGTCCATCAAGCACTTGTATCATTATCATCCTCTTAGCTTCACCGAGCCTTACGCTGAAGATGGCAGGGACGAACATTACTGCGACGCCTgcgaagaagagagagacccAAAGGTTCCAGTGTATCGCTGTGAAGACTGCAACTTTACTGCTCATACTTCTTGCGCGATATCCCAA GTTCTGCCAACACTGATTGCAGAGAGGGAGGCTAATCCATGGACGGTTTCTGTTCCTTTCTGCATAGACCCAGTCGGGCCAGTCCCCGACGAGCTAAATGTCAAGATTGAAGGACTCCTCGCCCAAGAGAAATCTTTAATGAAGGATTTGGAACGAATTGAAGCAGAAATAGAGGAAATGGAGAAAGACTATCGAATTTATGCAGAGGGAAGAACAGAGCATGATATGTGA